From Bacillus sp. Bos-x628, the proteins below share one genomic window:
- a CDS encoding YgzB family protein, with protein sequence MAKYSSKINKIRTFALSLVFVGFLIMYIGVFFKESIWLSTFFMLLGVLSIVLSTAVYFWIGMLSTRAVRVICPGCQKETKVLGRVDMCMHCREPLTLDPTLEGKEFDESYNRKKS encoded by the coding sequence ATGGCGAAATACTCCAGTAAGATTAATAAAATCAGAACATTTGCACTTAGTTTGGTTTTTGTTGGTTTTCTGATCATGTATATCGGTGTATTCTTTAAGGAATCAATCTGGCTGTCGACTTTCTTCATGTTGCTCGGCGTCTTATCGATTGTGTTAAGTACGGCCGTTTACTTTTGGATTGGTATGCTTTCTACGAGGGCGGTAAGGGTAATTTGCCCAGGATGTCAGAAGGAAACAAAGGTGCTTGGGCGTGTGGACATGTGCATGCATTGCAGAGAGCCGCTCACACTCGACCCAACATTAGAGGGTAAAGAGTTTGATGAATCGTATAATCGGAAAAAATCATGA
- a CDS encoding nucleotidyltransferase-like protein — protein sequence MENLLRPIYQERASYPDTLAVIIVERKHKVSSETDNFDAALLVIVKDAKEPLFIKHYESDHQTASLNIVTDDQLKEWITLGTNRRIIDWILNGKVLFDRNDYIYNLIDELSTFPFSNRKLKIGLEYGKLVRRYIEGKAFFESNQFLDAYNSIVHALHHLARIEVIDKGFHPEVTVWNQVRHMEPEVYKLYSELIESHESLHKRLELLFLANDFLIHSKAEIGAAHLCHVMEQQDIWLFGELLAHPDLKFFTPDLSVMIDFFVEKGIIQVEPIETKGQKIYHRGYFVKKDIDA from the coding sequence ATGGAAAATCTTCTCCGTCCTATTTATCAAGAGAGGGCCAGCTATCCAGATACATTGGCAGTAATTATAGTAGAAAGAAAACATAAAGTATCTTCTGAGACAGATAACTTTGATGCAGCACTTCTTGTAATTGTAAAGGATGCAAAAGAGCCGCTATTTATCAAACATTATGAATCCGATCATCAAACAGCTTCTTTAAATATCGTCACAGATGATCAGTTGAAGGAATGGATTACGCTTGGCACGAACCGCCGAATCATTGATTGGATTTTAAATGGAAAAGTATTGTTCGATCGAAATGACTATATTTACAACTTAATTGATGAACTTAGTACATTCCCATTTTCAAACCGTAAGCTCAAGATCGGTTTAGAATATGGCAAGCTCGTACGTAGATATATAGAAGGGAAAGCATTTTTTGAATCAAATCAATTCCTAGATGCATATAATTCCATTGTGCATGCACTGCACCATCTTGCACGTATTGAAGTGATTGATAAAGGTTTCCATCCAGAAGTGACGGTTTGGAATCAAGTCCGTCATATGGAGCCAGAAGTATATAAACTCTATTCTGAACTTATTGAAAGTCATGAAAGCTTGCATAAGCGCTTAGAACTGTTATTCTTAGCGAATGACTTTCTCATTCATTCAAAAGCAGAAATTGGCGCTGCCCATCTTTGTCATGTAATGGAGCAACAGGATATTTGGCTGTTTGGCGAGCTTCTTGCACATCCTGACCTCAAATTTTTCACACCTGACCTTAGTGTCATGATTGATTTCTTTGTAGAGAAAGGAATTATTCAAGTTGAGCCAATTGAGACAAAAGGACAAAAAATCTATCATCGAGGATATTTTGTAAAAAAAGATATTGACGCATGA